In a genomic window of Salegentibacter salegens:
- a CDS encoding efflux transporter outer membrane subunit: MRKNSIYKLLLGGALPFLLVSCFAAKDYERPEIEEISEELYRTDNLPQDSLNMATISWTEIFTDPILKNHIEEGLENNIDIRIAIQQMLAAEAYVKQGKASYFPTLNAGPSVSHQILSPNSQFGSFFDGSITQYDITGNLSWEADIWGKIRSNDRAFTAAYLQSEAAHKAVKTQLISNIANNYYQLLSLDEQLRIAQETLETRKSSLETTEALKDAGNVTEVGVQQTKAQLHTAEALVVQLKNQIRLLENSFSILLGAGPQEIERTDLAKQNIVSPLNTGVPSQLLRNRPDVIAAEYGLINAFELTNAARANFYPSLTLTASGGFQSLELDKLLNANSLFANLGASLLQPIINKRQIRTQYEVSQAQQEEALLNFKQAILVAGREVSDALSNYQASTERIDILENEYEAYNKASGYSEELLNNGLINYLEVLTARENALNSQLNLINAEYNKLNSIVNLYKALGGGWQ; this comes from the coding sequence ATGAGAAAGAACAGTATATATAAACTTTTGCTTGGGGGAGCCCTACCATTTTTACTGGTTTCCTGCTTTGCAGCCAAAGATTATGAACGTCCCGAAATAGAAGAGATTTCTGAAGAATTGTATAGAACAGATAATCTTCCGCAGGATTCCTTAAATATGGCAACTATTTCCTGGACCGAAATTTTTACCGATCCTATTCTGAAAAACCATATTGAAGAGGGGCTGGAGAATAATATAGACATCCGCATTGCCATACAACAAATGCTGGCAGCCGAAGCTTACGTAAAACAAGGGAAAGCAAGTTATTTTCCCACTTTAAATGCGGGACCGTCTGTAAGCCATCAAATTCTATCTCCAAACAGCCAATTTGGTTCTTTCTTTGACGGAAGTATTACCCAATACGATATCACCGGAAACCTCTCATGGGAAGCTGATATCTGGGGAAAAATAAGAAGTAACGACCGCGCTTTTACCGCAGCTTACCTACAAAGTGAAGCTGCCCATAAAGCGGTAAAGACTCAGCTTATTTCCAATATTGCTAATAATTATTATCAATTGCTTAGTCTTGACGAGCAGCTTAGAATTGCCCAGGAAACCCTGGAGACCAGGAAAAGCAGTTTGGAAACTACAGAGGCTCTTAAAGATGCCGGGAATGTGACTGAAGTTGGGGTACAGCAAACCAAAGCCCAGTTGCATACGGCCGAAGCTTTGGTAGTACAGCTTAAAAACCAAATACGCCTGCTGGAGAATTCTTTTTCAATATTATTGGGCGCAGGGCCACAGGAAATAGAACGAACTGACTTAGCAAAACAAAATATTGTAAGTCCGTTGAATACAGGAGTGCCTTCACAACTGCTAAGAAACAGGCCAGATGTGATTGCCGCCGAGTACGGACTTATAAATGCTTTTGAACTTACTAATGCGGCTCGCGCTAACTTCTATCCTTCGCTTACGTTAACCGCTTCAGGTGGTTTTCAAAGTTTAGAACTGGATAAATTATTAAATGCCAATTCCCTTTTTGCCAATTTAGGGGCTTCACTTTTGCAGCCAATTATCAATAAGCGGCAAATAAGAACCCAGTATGAAGTTTCGCAGGCACAACAAGAAGAAGCATTGCTAAACTTTAAACAAGCCATTTTGGTGGCCGGCAGGGAAGTTTCAGATGCACTTTCTAATTACCAGGCAAGTACCGAGCGCATAGATATTCTTGAAAACGAATATGAAGCTTACAATAAGGCTTCAGGCTATTCAGAAGAATTATTGAATAACGGTCTTATAAATTACCTGGAAGTCTTAACCGCAAGGGAAAATGCTTTAAATTCTCAGCTAAACCTTATAAATGCTGAATACAATAAATTGAATTCCATCGTAAATCTTTATAAAGCCCTTGGTGGAGGCTGGCAATAA
- the trxA gene encoding thioredoxin, with amino-acid sequence MKSSFSEIIKNETPVLVDFYADWCGPCKTLAPILKDVKAELGDKVKIVKIDVDKNQELAGKYQVRGVPTMMLFKNGQQLWRQSGVLQKAEIIEVINSKS; translated from the coding sequence ATGAAAAGTAGTTTTAGTGAAATTATAAAGAACGAAACACCTGTTTTGGTAGACTTTTATGCCGATTGGTGTGGTCCATGCAAAACATTGGCGCCAATTTTAAAAGACGTAAAGGCAGAATTAGGTGACAAAGTGAAAATTGTAAAGATAGATGTAGATAAAAACCAGGAGCTGGCAGGAAAATACCAGGTGCGCGGTGTTCCTACAATGATGCTTTTTAAAAATGGACAACAACTTTGGAGACAATCTGGGGTTTTGCAAAAAGCTGAAATTATTGAAGTGATTAATTCTAAATCATAA
- a CDS encoding GNAT family N-acetyltransferase: MKIEQVDEIKKGFFQALENEKIAGKIEYTWAGQSKFIIDHTEVEPDFKGQGVGKKLIKATVDFAKENKLKVIPLCPFAKNVIEKTPEFQEVLA, translated from the coding sequence ATGAAGATTGAACAAGTTGATGAAATTAAGAAAGGCTTTTTTCAAGCTTTAGAAAATGAAAAAATAGCTGGAAAAATAGAATATACCTGGGCAGGACAAAGTAAATTTATAATAGACCACACTGAAGTTGAGCCTGACTTTAAAGGACAGGGTGTGGGCAAGAAATTAATAAAAGCCACCGTAGACTTTGCAAAAGAAAATAAGCTAAAAGTAATTCCGCTATGTCCTTTTGCTAAAAATGTAATAGAAAAAACCCCTGAATTTCAGGAAGTGCTTGCCTGA
- a CDS encoding YciI family protein has translation MKKLIFVLVFPILLISCKEIPDQERGIPGPEEVEAKKPEMSVDSVENDLKEKGYQTFRYEAGDSTYLMQQYYMVFLKKGENRSQDSTEAANLQKEHLAYLSRMAEEGYASLIGPFGDDGDIRGIAVYNTATQQEADSLANQDPMVKAGRLKVEVHPWWTAKGGKLD, from the coding sequence ATGAAGAAACTAATTTTTGTGCTCGTTTTCCCAATTTTACTAATCTCCTGCAAAGAAATTCCCGATCAGGAAAGAGGCATTCCCGGGCCTGAAGAAGTAGAAGCGAAAAAACCTGAGATGAGTGTGGATTCGGTAGAAAATGATTTAAAAGAGAAAGGTTATCAAACCTTTAGATATGAAGCCGGCGATAGCACTTATCTTATGCAACAATATTATATGGTTTTTCTGAAAAAAGGTGAAAACCGCAGCCAGGATTCTACTGAAGCGGCAAACCTACAAAAGGAACACCTGGCTTATTTAAGCAGAATGGCAGAAGAAGGCTACGCAAGCTTAATTGGTCCCTTTGGTGATGACGGGGATATTCGGGGAATTGCTGTTTATAATACGGCTACGCAGCAAGAAGCCGATAGTTTGGCAAACCAGGATCCTATGGTAAAAGCGGGCAGATTAAAAGTTGAAGTTCATCCCTGGTGGACCGCAAAGGGAGGAAAACTCGATTAA
- a CDS encoding CYTH domain-containing protein — protein MQEIERKYLVLSQDFKKESYENFSIKQGFLNTDPERTVRLRITGNKAFITIKGKSSKNGLTRFEWEKEIDIKEAEALFNLCEPGIIEKTRYLVKSGDFVFEIDEFYGENEGLTVAEIELNNETDTFQKPEWLGEEVTGDIKYYNSQLSKNPYENW, from the coding sequence ATGCAGGAAATTGAACGTAAATACCTTGTGCTGTCCCAGGATTTTAAAAAGGAATCTTATGAGAATTTCAGTATAAAACAAGGTTTTTTGAATACCGATCCAGAGCGTACAGTTCGCTTAAGAATTACAGGAAATAAAGCTTTTATAACAATTAAAGGGAAATCTTCTAAAAACGGACTTACACGTTTTGAGTGGGAAAAGGAAATTGATATAAAGGAAGCCGAAGCGCTATTTAATCTCTGTGAACCGGGAATTATAGAGAAAACCCGCTATTTGGTGAAATCAGGAGATTTTGTGTTTGAAATTGACGAATTTTATGGTGAAAACGAAGGTTTAACCGTTGCAGAAATTGAATTGAATAATGAAACCGATACTTTTCAAAAACCGGAATGGTTGGGAGAAGAAGTAACAGGAGATATAAAATATTACAATTCACAATTAAGTAAAAATCCTTATGAAAACTGGTAA
- a CDS encoding NAD(P)H-binding protein: MPKTAIILGATGLTGRMLLQQLLEDDRYEKIKLFSRNSVEINNPKIEEHLIDLFKLEDHKDKFTGDQVFCCVGTTKSKTPDHETYTKIDRGIPVTAAKLCKENNIATFLVVSALGANPKSRVFYNRTKGKMEKEVLEQEIKHTYILQPSLITGERKESRSFEKVGKIMLNFINPFFLGTLRKYKSISAESIAIAMVAIANKPELDVKRIPSDEIKNIAHNN, translated from the coding sequence ATGCCAAAAACAGCAATAATTTTAGGAGCTACCGGCCTAACCGGAAGAATGTTACTTCAACAGTTACTTGAGGATGACAGGTATGAAAAGATCAAACTTTTCTCAAGGAATTCAGTAGAAATAAACAATCCTAAAATCGAAGAACACTTAATAGATCTCTTTAAATTAGAAGACCACAAAGATAAATTTACCGGAGATCAGGTTTTTTGTTGTGTGGGAACTACAAAAAGTAAAACCCCAGATCATGAAACTTACACAAAAATTGATCGCGGAATCCCGGTTACCGCGGCCAAACTTTGTAAAGAAAACAATATAGCCACTTTTCTGGTAGTTTCCGCACTTGGTGCAAATCCCAAAAGCCGCGTATTTTATAACCGTACGAAGGGGAAGATGGAAAAGGAAGTTCTAGAACAGGAAATTAAGCACACCTATATTTTACAACCTTCCCTTATTACTGGTGAGCGAAAAGAGAGCCGAAGTTTTGAAAAAGTAGGGAAAATAATGCTCAATTTCATCAACCCTTTTTTCCTGGGAACTTTAAGAAAATACAAATCTATTTCGGCTGAAAGTATTGCAATAGCAATGGTTGCTATTGCAAATAAGCCAGAGTTAGACGTAAAAAGAATTCCTTCAGATGAAATTAAAAATATAGCACACAATAATTAA
- the dinB gene encoding DNA polymerase IV gives MVNAKLPLRKIIHIDMDAFYASVEQLDNPDLRDKALAVGGSSQRGVVSAASYEARKFGVKSAMSSVIAKRNCPHLIFVKPRFERYREISQRIREIFFEYTDLVEPLSLDEAYLDVTENKKGNPSASLIAKEIREKIKEKTGLNASAGISINKFIAKIASDFNKPNGQKTVNPEEVEEFLEVLDIRKFHGVGKVTAEKMYMLGIFTGKDLKQKSQEFLTEKFGKSGAHYYNVVRGIHLSEVKTNRIRKSLGAERTFNENISSEIFMLERLENIAEEIERRLKKSNVAGKTLTLKIKYSDFTLQTRSKTISFYISSKELILENAKELLYQEKMKNSVRLLGISLSNLNTDKSEKKPKEEKEIEVQLKFEF, from the coding sequence ATGGTGAACGCAAAACTTCCTCTTCGTAAAATTATTCATATAGATATGGATGCGTTCTACGCTTCGGTAGAGCAACTGGACAACCCCGATTTACGCGATAAGGCTCTTGCTGTGGGCGGAAGTTCACAAAGAGGCGTAGTTAGTGCCGCCAGCTACGAAGCGCGTAAATTTGGCGTTAAAAGTGCCATGAGTAGCGTAATTGCCAAACGCAACTGCCCGCACCTAATTTTTGTAAAACCACGTTTTGAACGGTACCGGGAAATTTCACAGCGCATTCGGGAAATTTTTTTTGAATACACCGATCTTGTAGAGCCACTTTCTTTAGATGAAGCCTATCTTGATGTTACAGAAAATAAAAAAGGAAATCCCAGCGCAAGTCTTATTGCGAAGGAAATTCGTGAGAAAATTAAAGAAAAAACAGGCTTAAATGCTTCGGCGGGAATTTCTATCAATAAATTTATAGCCAAAATTGCCAGCGATTTTAATAAGCCTAACGGACAAAAAACCGTAAATCCTGAAGAAGTTGAAGAGTTTCTGGAAGTTTTGGATATCAGAAAATTTCACGGCGTAGGAAAAGTTACTGCAGAAAAAATGTATATGCTGGGCATTTTTACCGGAAAGGATCTAAAGCAGAAATCCCAGGAGTTTTTAACTGAAAAATTCGGGAAAAGCGGTGCTCATTATTATAATGTGGTGCGCGGTATTCATTTAAGCGAGGTAAAAACAAACCGAATACGCAAATCGCTTGGAGCTGAACGTACGTTTAACGAGAATATTTCTTCGGAAATTTTTATGCTGGAAAGACTCGAAAATATTGCCGAAGAAATAGAACGACGGCTCAAAAAAAGCAACGTTGCCGGCAAAACCCTTACCCTGAAGATAAAATACAGTGATTTCACCCTGCAGACTCGCAGTAAAACCATCTCATTCTACATTTCGAGCAAGGAGCTTATTTTAGAAAACGCAAAAGAATTATTGTACCAGGAAAAAATGAAAAATTCGGTTCGCCTTTTGGGAATTTCTCTTTCTAATTTAAACACCGATAAAAGCGAAAAGAAACCAAAAGAGGAAAAAGAAATTGAGGTGCAGTTGAAGTTTGAGTTTTGA
- the pyk gene encoding pyruvate kinase — MPTNKKTKIVATLGPATSSKETLDKMLQAGVNVFRVNFSHANYDDVRERIKMIRDLNKEKGYNAAILGDLQGPKLRVGVMKDEVVVSEGDEIIFATGKEFKGTAERVYMNYETFPQDVSAGERILLDDGKLIFEVVSTNKKDEVKTRVIQGGPLKSKKGVNLPNTNISLPALTEKDVNDAIFACEMQVDWMALSFVRHAEDLKELQDLIKKHSKYKIPIIAKIEKPEGVANIDKIVAYCDGLMVARGDLGVEIPAQEVPLIQKKLVLTAKKARIPVIIATQMMETMITSLTPTRAEVNDVANSVMDGADAVMLSGETSVGQYPVQVIEKMTQILETVENSPLIKVPHDPPHVRTKRYITKAVCYHAAHMANEIKAKAICTLTNSGYTAFQISAWRPEAHILVFTSNNRILSQLSLLWGVKAFHYDKFVSTDETIDDINRIAKEKSFVEIGDYTINLAAMPIGEKGMVNTLRVSEIE, encoded by the coding sequence ATGCCAACAAATAAGAAGACTAAAATAGTTGCAACCTTAGGGCCAGCGACGAGTTCTAAAGAAACCCTAGATAAAATGCTCCAGGCTGGAGTAAACGTTTTTAGAGTTAACTTTTCCCATGCTAATTATGACGATGTAAGAGAACGCATTAAAATGATTAGAGACCTGAACAAAGAAAAAGGCTACAATGCCGCAATTCTTGGAGATTTACAAGGTCCTAAACTTCGGGTAGGAGTAATGAAAGATGAGGTAGTAGTTTCAGAAGGTGATGAAATTATTTTTGCTACTGGAAAAGAATTTAAAGGAACCGCAGAACGCGTTTATATGAATTACGAAACTTTTCCGCAAGATGTATCAGCGGGAGAGCGTATTCTTTTAGACGATGGTAAACTTATTTTTGAAGTAGTAAGTACCAATAAAAAAGATGAAGTTAAAACCCGGGTTATTCAAGGTGGGCCTTTAAAATCTAAGAAAGGTGTAAACCTTCCAAATACCAATATTTCCCTTCCTGCTTTAACCGAAAAAGATGTAAATGATGCCATTTTTGCCTGTGAAATGCAGGTAGACTGGATGGCACTTTCTTTTGTGCGACACGCCGAAGATTTAAAAGAACTTCAGGATCTAATTAAAAAGCATAGCAAATATAAAATCCCAATTATAGCTAAAATTGAAAAACCAGAAGGTGTGGCCAATATCGATAAGATTGTGGCTTACTGTGATGGTTTAATGGTTGCGCGTGGAGATTTAGGAGTAGAAATTCCTGCACAGGAGGTGCCATTAATTCAAAAGAAATTAGTGCTTACCGCCAAAAAAGCAAGAATTCCTGTAATTATCGCTACGCAAATGATGGAAACGATGATTACCAGTCTTACACCAACCAGAGCCGAAGTTAACGACGTTGCAAACTCTGTGATGGATGGTGCCGATGCGGTAATGCTTAGTGGCGAAACTTCAGTAGGGCAATACCCGGTACAGGTGATTGAAAAAATGACTCAAATTTTGGAAACTGTTGAAAACTCTCCACTGATTAAAGTTCCTCACGATCCGCCACACGTACGCACCAAACGCTATATTACCAAGGCGGTTTGTTATCACGCGGCCCATATGGCTAATGAAATTAAAGCTAAAGCGATTTGTACCCTGACCAATAGTGGGTATACAGCATTTCAAATTTCAGCCTGGAGACCGGAAGCTCATATTTTAGTGTTTACTTCTAATAATAGAATCCTTTCACAACTAAGTTTATTATGGGGTGTAAAAGCTTTCCATTACGATAAGTTTGTAAGTACAGATGAAACTATAGACGATATTAACCGAATTGCAAAAGAAAAATCATTTGTAGAAATCGGCGATTATACCATTAACCTGGCCGCGATGCCAATTGGTGAAAAAGGTATGGTAAATACTTTAAGAGTTTCAGAAATAGAATAA
- a CDS encoding IPExxxVDY family protein has product MQSHKMLLEDVEEDDFGLIALYGDLEEFKMAYLLNMHLKLQLKRERRDIDFNHKSVEAFYAHYTFKDLANFRSYHLVANKFKGEPKKILSSGSLFEEEEVRPLQVNLVPEYKKVDFFLKIDEDLNQKDLNLLVNAISQIPQVIAVYKIDTDLLKSKQNLIFE; this is encoded by the coding sequence ATGCAATCTCATAAAATGCTGCTTGAGGATGTAGAAGAAGATGATTTTGGCTTAATAGCACTATATGGTGATTTAGAAGAATTTAAGATGGCCTATTTATTAAATATGCATCTTAAACTTCAATTAAAGAGAGAACGCAGGGATATAGACTTCAACCATAAATCGGTAGAAGCATTCTACGCCCATTATACCTTTAAAGACTTGGCAAATTTCAGGTCTTATCACCTTGTTGCCAATAAATTTAAAGGAGAACCTAAAAAAATATTGAGTTCTGGTTCTTTATTTGAAGAAGAAGAAGTTAGACCCTTGCAGGTAAACCTGGTACCTGAATATAAAAAGGTAGATTTCTTTCTTAAAATTGATGAGGACCTAAATCAAAAAGACCTCAATTTGCTAGTAAATGCCATAAGCCAGATACCGCAGGTAATAGCAGTTTATAAAATTGACACAGATTTATTAAAATCTAAACAAAATTTAATTTTTGAATAA